In Pseudomonas sp. p1(2021b), the genomic window TCATTTTTATCTTTGATAAATCCCCATATCCTAGACTGAGCATCCCGATGGATTGCCACACCTACCCCACGCATTTCCAGTGCATATGTTTTTACGGAAACAGACTCCTGCTCCGATAGTGCTGCTATAAGCTCAGCTCTATTCGCAGCCTGTTTTTCCCTCTCCTTCGCTAGTGCATTGAGCCACCAATGAATGCTGAAAATCACCGCAACGACACCGACGATTGAGGAGATGCCCAAAGCTAACAAGGGTTTAACATCACGATGGGCCATACCTAACTCCTGCGCCTTCCCATACACCACTATCAAAAAACCAACCCACAACACACTCAACACACCAAACAAACAGAAATAAATCTTGAACCCTGGGCGCACGCGCTCCTTCACTTGACTCATCATCACGTCTCTACCGCTTGTCAAAATCAGAAACTAAAGAGGGCAGAACTAATGGCACAACCTCAGAAGGAAAAAATCCTTCCTCATAATAGCCATAGCTAGCCTCCACAAACTTCCGAGCCTCATCGCTAATACGGGACCAACCAGGCAACTGACGAATTCGGAAGTACGCTTTATCATTCATTTTCCAATCCGCAATCGCCACCAACACCTCCCGCAACTCCGGATCATCCAGGCAATGCGCCTGTCCAATCGCAATATCCATCGCCGTCACCCACCGATGATTTTCCGGACTACGCAACACGGCTGAGTGGTAACTATTTTTTTCCAGCACATCGAGCTCGACCCTCATCCGTGCTCGGATTTCGTTGGGTGTTTCCTCTCGCAGAATGTCGAAATAATCCGGTGTGCCCAGCTTCCAGTTACCGTATTTGCGCTCTTGCTTGAGGGCGCCGGTCTGGTCGCCAGCTTCCTTGCCTTTGTTCCAGGCAGCGCGGGCTTTTTCCAGGTCGATCCGTGCCGGCACCGAAGCGATCTTCCGCCACTGGAAACGGGCCACCGGATTACCCAGGGCATTGCTGATGCTCACGTCGTCCGGCCTGTCGAGTCCGGATTGTTCAGGTGAGCCGGGTTGCGCCTCACCTCCGAACATGTGCGGTGCATGGGGTGGATTCAGCGGCTCGCCATTGATCAGGCGCTCTTCGCCCACGGCCATGCCCCCCTGGGAGGCAAAGCCCACGAACAGGTTGTTTCCTGGATAGCGGTGCTCACCCTTGGCGCGCAGCTTGTCCGGCCCGGCGGCTTCCCCCACCCGTACCGGCTTGCCGTTGCGATGGCGCTTGGTCCACAGCCGCTGGTAGAAGCGCAACGGGTGCAATGCCTGCATCGCGGGCGTCCCGTCCGGCAGGGTGTCCGGCACGCCGTAGGTGCCGATGCCCTTTACGTCATCCAGGGCCACGGTGGTGTCTTCCGGGCAGAAATACAGGTACACCTTGCCGCGGTTGTCCCGCTCGGGGAAAACGGTGAGGTTGCCGACCTTGTCCTTGCGTGAACCTTGGGTCGGCGACCAACGGGGGCCGGTGCGGCCGCCGTAGGTCTGGGGATCGCGCAATGCAGGTAAGGGCGGTTCGGGGTGAGGCGTGGCGGTGACCGCCTTGACGATACGCAGCAAGGTGGACAGCGTGTCGTGGTGCTTGGGCGTCACGTTCGGCAGCACGCTGTACGGCGTATCCACCATGATCAACGTGTCCGCGCAGCGCTGGCCTTTGTCCACCAGCATGGCCTGGGCCAGCAGGGTGATCAGGGTCCCTTGGCTGTGCCCGATGATGGTGATGGTCTCGTCGGGCGATACACGCCGGATCTCGCTGACGAGCATGGCCAGACGGGTGGCAGCCAGCACGAAATAACGACGATGAGGGCCCCTGCCCATGAACAAGGTATTGGGCAAGGCAAGTTGCGCCCCTTGACGCTTGAAGGCATCGAACCCCTTGCCATACATTTCCAGCAGATTGTTGGTGGCGTTCGCGAAGAAACCGCCGCCCTTGGCGAAATGCCTGTCCAGCCGGTTTTCGAACACGTCCTGGTACTGATCACGCAGCTTGACGGGATTGTTCTCCTCGTCCCGTTTTATCTCCTCCGGTGCAGCGCGATATCCCCAGTAGAACGGGATCATCAGGCTACGGGTCTTGGGGTCGTCCGTGTCGCGCTTGTAGAGATACGTATCGGGATCGTCGAGCGCGGTCTTGTCATCGGTATCGCGCTCCTCGGGAGCGCGCTTCATGGCCTTTTGGTAAACGGTCCCATACCGCCCCGCCTTCAGATCCGGCCGATCCAGGCGCTCGTTGACCCCTTGGCACAATCCCTCCTCCACCGACTCGTACGAAGCCCCCGGGTCGTTCACCCCGTGCAAGAAGATCACCACCCCCGGCAGGTCGGCGGGCACCTCCAGGCTGCGATCGGTATTCGCGTTGGGGATCAGGCGTGTCTTGCACCCCGCTACGACACAGTGCTCGGCCCCCTTCATTGCGCGCCTCCTTTCGAGCCGTTGTCACGTAGCGCAGCCACCTGGGCCTGGTGCATCTGGTCGCGCTCGACGCGCTCGGTCCGGCCGCTGGCGTCGGTACGGCCCTGCACGGTGCTGCCGTCCTCCAGCGTGATCCGGTAGGCGTGGCTGGCTGCCAGGCGGACACTGTCCTCGGCATGCCCCGCGTAGTGGAACAGCAGGCGCTGGGCCGCCGGGTCGCGGCTGAAGACCGGGGCTTGGGCAGCATCGGTGCCGGGGCCGGTCCAGTCATGCTCGCTGGCCTTCACCGTGACCTTGCCCTGGGTACCGATCTCGATGCCGCCCCCGATCTTGATGTAGCTGCCGTCGTCCGCCACCAGGCGGATGGTGGGCGCGGTGACCACGACCTCGCCTTCAACGGCCGAGAAGCGCAGGTTCTTTTGTGCATCGAGGGCGATGTCGTCGTCCTGGGCCTGGACCTGCACCTTGCCGCGGTTGGCAATGGCGCTGATGCCGCCGTCCTGAGCGAAGGCGCTGATTCCCTGGCCGGCTTGCAGGCGCATGGCGCCGCCACTGGTGAGCTGCAGGTTGTCCTGGGCAGTGGTGTCATGGTTCCCGCCGGCGTAGTGCAGCTGCGAACGCGGGGTCGCGCTGGCGATCCCGGCCTCGCCAGCCAGCGCCAACAACGGATCGCCCGTCGCGTCGCTGTCCGCAGCCGGCCATTGCGCCAGGGCCTGGCGCACGGCATCGCTCCCTTGGCTGTCCACCGCCTCGCCACCGCGCGCCGCAGCAGTCTGGCCCAAGGCCCTGAACAGCTCGCCACATTCAGCCAGCAGTTGCAGCAGCTCCTGGCGGTCCAGTTGCGCCCCCGTGGCGTCGCGGCGCGCATAGGTGGTCAGCAGCATGCCTTGGGCGGCACGCAGGGCGATGGCGGCATCGGTGCGCAACTCGGCACCGCTGCCACGGGGCTGGGCACGCCCGTCGGTGCGCGGCGTGGTGAGCTTACCCAGGTTCAACGCGGTGGCCTGGTGGGTACTGGCCAGGCGGGTGCGCACTGCGCCCGACGTGTCATCGAAGAGCAACTCGTTGAAGCCGCGCCCCTTGTGCTCCTGAGTGCGGATACCCGACAACGCCCGGTTGCCCGGCAGGCCAACGGTCTTGCTGAAGCGCGGCGGAACCTGGTCGACGTTGTACAACGCCGCCGTGACCACTGGCCGATCGATGTCACCGGCCATGAACGAAACCAGCACCTCCTGGCCGATGCGTGGCACGAACTGGTGACCGAAACCACTGCCGGCGCTGGGCATCGCCACCCTCAGCCAGGTGGTACCCTCCGGCAGGCTGTCACCTCGCTGCCAGGGAAAGCGGACCTGGACCCGCGCCAGCTCATCGGTGAACACCTCTTCGCCCTCCGGGCCCACCACGATGGCGCTGAGCGGCCCGTTGATGGTGGGGCGCGGCACGCTGAGGGGGGGCCGGTAAGGGATTTTCTTGCGGATACAGACGAAATCGTTGTGGTAGTCGGCAGGCTGGTCCGTCAGGTAGTTGTTACAGCCGCGATGCACCACCGACAGCAGCAGGAACTCGCGCTCGGCCTGCGCCTCGCGGTCGTGGTCGAAATGCCCGGTCAACTCGAAGGTGTAGCCTGGGCGCATGGCCCGGCAGGTGCTGCTGCCGCGAAAGGTCTTGGCCTGGGCTTCGATGGCCTCCAGGCGGTTGCGCACCAGCAGGTTGCCTTCGTCCACGGTGCGGTGACTGCGGGCGCCCAGGAACTCATAGACCTCGTAACGCCCGCAGTTACCCTGCTCGTTCAAGGTGTCCATCTGGATAGGCAGCCGATTGCGAGGTTGCTTGTAGTCGAAGGTCTGCAGGGCCATCCTGCCCGGCTGCAGTTCCCGTTGGCTGTGCCATTGGGTGATCGAATCGGTGGGCTCGGTGACGCAGGCACTGTGGTAACGGACCTGCGGTTGCTCGGCCAGCGGCCCCAGCATCTGGGAGCAGTCGGTGATGATCAGGGTATGGCCGTCGGCGGTATGCTCGAAATAGAAGACCAACCCCTCCTGCTCCATCAAGCGCATCACGAAGGCAAGGTCCGTTTCACGGTATTGGGTGAGGTAGCTGTGGGGCTCGAGGGCGTGATACAGGCGGAACTCGAAGCGTGCCAAAGCCCCGTAGTGGGCCAGGACTGTGCCGATCACCGTTTCCACGGTTTGGCCCTGGAAGATGCGCGAGTCGATGCGCCGCGTCAGCATCCACAGCCAAGGCTGCAACTTCGCCTGGTAGTAGGCCAGCCCACCATCGCTGCCTTGCAGACTGAACGCAGTGATATGGCCATGGATATAACGGGTGCCGCCGCCGACCAGTTCTATTTCCAACTTCGCCGGCTGGCCGATCAGCGACTTGAGTTCGATGCAGGCGTCCTGACTGAGTAACCACAACTCGAAACCGGACAGCGTGCACAGCCCTTCGTTGCCGCTGAAACGCTCGAGCAGCAAGGCCTGCTCGCCATCGAGGGGCGTGGTCAGTTTGATCAGTCGGCGGTGTTGAGGCGAAAACACCCGTTCTAAGTCCATTTGCACTTTACTCTACTCGACCGTGAAAGAGGCAATGAAAACGCCCTCTATTTTTATCACGCGAATATCCAAGCGCAACCAACTTATATTTCATTTCAAAGTTTTAATAAAAGCAGGAAAGTTCCTACACAAGGAAACAATCAACAAACAAAAACAACCGGAAATTAAACAGCGAGAAAACTTTTGACAACAAATCAACGAAAAACAAACAATTGAATAGTTGACCTGTTCTACCAGGAAGTGCTGAGGCACGCTTGCCCCGAACGCATTAAGCATTGGCCAGCGCCGGAAGACTTGGTTAAGGTCAGCCCATCCCGCTTCCACCAGGCCGTACCATGGACATCAAGCAGCTCAAGTTCCTCATCGCCCTCGACCAGACCCGTCACTTCGGCCAGGCCGCAGCGCTGTGCCATATCACCCAGCCGACCCTGTCCATGCGCCTGCGCAACCTGGAGGACGAACTGGACCTGGTGCTGGTCAAGCGTGGCCAGCGCTTCGAAGGCTTCACCGAGGCCGGCGAGCGCATCCTGGCCTGGGCCCGCACCTTGCTCGCCGCCCACGATGGGTTGCAGGCCGAGGCCGCCAGCTGCCGCGGCCAGGTGGTCGGCAGCCTACGCCTGGGCACCGTGCCGCTGGCCAGCTTCAACCCTATGCAGCTTTTGCTGCCGCTGCGCGAGACGTTTCCGGAGCTGCACTTTCAACTCAGTTCGCTGAGCTCCGAGCAGATCATCGATGGGCTCAGCCGCAACCAGCTGGACCTTGGTATCTGCTACCTGGACCAAGTCAATGCCAGCTTCTTCGAAGTGATCGAGCTGGGCACCACCACCATGGGCCTGCTGCACGACACCCGCTATTTCAGCTTCGACACGCCCGAGCTGCGCTGGGAAGCCTTGGCCGACCTGCCCCTGGGCCTGCTGAGCAAAGGTATGCACTATCGCCAGTCGCTGGACCTGAGCCTGCGTAGCCGCGGCCTGGAGCCGGCTGCAGTGCTGGAGAGCGATTCCACCTTCCAGCTGATCCAGGCCGTCAATACCGGCATGTGCTGTACGGTCATGCCACTGGACTGCGGGCTGGAGGATTTGTCCGACCACATGCGCATCGTGCCGATCGTCGATGCCAGCATCCACAGCCCGGTCGGCCTGCTGCTGCGCCGCAGCGAGCCACGCTCGGCGATTGCCGAGCAATGTTTCGCCGAGGCCAAGGCGTTGCTCACCGCCACGGCCTGAGACTGGGTTCGGGGAGCGCTTCGCACTCCTTTCGCGGCACAAGGCCGCTCCTACCGAGCCAGCGCGAGACCTGTAGGAGCGGCCTTGTGCCGCGAAAGGGCTGCGCAGCAGCCCCATGGCCATCAATGCCGAGCCAGCACCGCGTCCTCGGCACATCCGATAGGCTCCTCGTCGATCTGCGCCATGCTCAGCCGCGACGTCTCGCGCAGCATCAACGAACACACCGCCACCAGCGCCAGCGCCCCTGCCCCATACAACGCCACGCCCAGCGGGTCATGGTCGGTGAGGATCAGAATCGCCGTGGCGATACTCGAGGCCGTACCACCGCCCAGCGCCGCACCGATCTGGTAGCTGGCAGAGATCCCTGAGTAACGCATGCTGCGCGGGAACTGCTCGCCGAGGAACGCCGGGATCGGTCCCTGGGTCGCCCCCATCAGCAGGCCGGTCAGGCTGTAGGCGAACAGGGCGATGGCAAAGCTCTGCATGCCGACCAGGGCGAAGAAGGCGAACAGCCCCAGGGCCATGACCAATGCACCGAACACCATCACCGTGCGCCGGCCCAAGCGATCGGACAGATAGCCGAACAAAGGCGCCGACAGCACGATGGCGATCGACAGGGTCAGGTCGAACATCAGTGCCTGGGTGCTGCCGTAGCCCACCTGGGTGGCGTAGGTCAGGAAGAATGTGCTGCCGATATAGGCGATGGTGCAGTAACCGAAGGCAATGCCGGTGCACAGCAGCAATTGCCGTGGCCGCTGGCGCAGCGCCTCGGCCAGAGGAGCACGTACCAGCTTGGCGGCAGGTGCCGCCAGTGGCGCTGGGGCCCTGAGGCGGGCATACAGGCCGATCAGCACCAGCGTGCCGCCGAGCCAGAACGGGATGCGCCAGGCAAAGGCCACCAGGTTGTCGTCGAAGGCCGCGCTGACGATCGCGAACACCGCAGCGCCGAGGATGCCGCCGACGCCGATGCCCATGCTCGTGAAGCTGCCCCATAACCCTCGCCTGCCTGGTGGTGCCGACTCGATGCCGAACAGCGCGGCACCACCCCACTCGCCGCCCGCGGCAAAACCCTGGACCAGGCGCAGCAGCACCAGCAGGACCGGCGCCATCACGCCGATGCTGGCGTGGCTGGGCAGGCAGCCGATGAGGAAGGTGCTCAGGCCCATGAGCAGCAAGGTTGCCACCAGCACCTTCTGGCGGCCGATGCGGTCACCGAAGTGGCCGAAGACCAGCCCACCCAGGGGGCGTGCGAAAAAGCCGGCACCGAAGGCGCTGAAGGCCACCAGGGTCGCGGTCAGGTGGTCCATCTGCGGGAAGAACACCTGGGGAAACACCAGCGCCGCCGCCGTGCCATAGATGATGAAGTCATAGAACTCCAGCGCAGTGCCCAGGCCGGAGACGCAGAAGGTCCGCAACGCAGACCGGGATGACGCAGGGTGGGAATGTTCCGCATGCATTGTTGTTGTTCTCGTTTTGCGGGTGCCGCCCCACGGCAGGCAGCGGCACCGGGTTGGCTCAGAAACGTTCGAAGCCGGCCTTGGCCAGTTGCAGCGGCGTACCCGCCACGTAGTCCAGGAAGCAGTGCTCGGTGTCGATACCGACGCTGAGCAGCGTTTCCCAGCGTTCGGTATCCGGCATGGCCATGTCCGGGTGGAAGCAGATCGGTGCGCTGTCGCCTTCGGCGCCGCACATGGCCTCGGCGCGGGCGCGCAGGTCGCTGCTGCCCATCTGGCCGATCACCTGTTCCAGGTGGCCCAGGCGGCATTGGGTGTCGGCGCGGTCGGCGACCTGCTCGCCCAGGCTCAGCTGCGGGTCGAGGAAATGGTTGGTGTGCAGCAGCCAGCCGTCCTCGCGTGGCAACACCAGCGCGGTGCGCTCAGGGCTCAGCTCGATGCTCACCGCACGTGGGCTGCAGTCCTCGCGGGAGAACACGGTCAGCACGGTCGAAGCGCTGACCCGCGCCGAACGCGCCAGCTCCACGGCTTCCTCGACGCTGCTCGCATCTTCCAGCAGGCGACGGGCGATGGCATGCACCGGCACCCCGCCGCTGTCGTTGTCGCTGGTGTGGTGCAGGATGTTGAAGTGCAGGCCCAGACCTGCGCTGTTCACGCCCAGCTTGGCCAACATGCCGAACTCGCAGAACAGCTTGACCTGCATGCCGCGCTCGGTGTGCAGGCCCAGCATCAGGCCATGGGGGCAGAGGCTGTCGTGCCAGTCCCAGGTCTGCAGGGTCTGCGGTGCACGCGGACCGCGAGGTGCGTGCACGGTGGTGGAACATTCGCTGTGGCGGGTGCGAGCGGCCAGTACCTCGGTGCGTGCGTTCAGGCTCGCCAGTTGCCACAGCGGCAGGTCCGTACCACTGGCCATGCCGATCACTTCCGCCGCCAGGTTCGGGCTCCAGGCTTCCAGGGCTGCCAGGCTGTTCTCGCCGATGCGCTGCGCCTCGCGCAGCGACACGCCGACCCGAGGGAAGAAGTCCAGGTACAGCTGGGTGGTCTGGCGGATCTGCTCGGCGAAACGTTCGCCGATCTGGCGACCGCGCTCGGCGGGGTTGCGGATGTCGGTGACGAGGGTGTGGATCTTCACTGCGGGGGAACTCCTGGTACAGCGGCCTCAAGGCATCGTTGCTGTTTGGGAAAGAGTGGAATGCCTGATCAGGCGACCTCCCTTAGCCTAGCGAGCCGCCTCCCGCCGATCATCGTCACACCCCGCACAACTTTTGTGCCCAGACGGAAAAACTCAGCCCCGCTCAGCCGCCTCCAGGCCCTGCCCCCGCAGGTGTTCGTGCAGCAAGGCGATGAAGGCCTGCACCTTGCGCGTATTGCGCCGGTGCGGCAGGTACAGCACATGCACCCAGGGCCCGAACGCGCTCAAGGCCCGCCAGTAGTCGGGCAGCACTTCCACCAGTTGGCCCTTGGCCAGGTAGGGGGCGGCGCACCAGGTGGGCACGAACTGCAGGCCCTGGCCATCGAGCAGGCAGGCCAGCAGGAAGTCGAAGTTGTCGCTGACCAGCTTGGGCGTGGGCTGGCGCACGCGCAGGGTCTGGCCGCCCTGCTCGATCCACCAGTAGCTGCGGTTGAGCAACGGGTGACGCAGCAGCAGCCAGTCATGCTGGGCGTAGTTCTCCAGGGTGATCGAGTCGCCGCGCCGGGCCAGGTAGTCGGGGCTGGCACAGAGGATCACGCGGTTCTCGATCAGCGGCTGGGCGATCAGTTCAGGCTGGTCGGTGGGGCCGTCGCGCAGCGACAGGTCGTAGCCGCCGTCGATCAGGTCTTCATTGGCATCGTTGAGGTTCACCTCCAGGCGCACCTGCGGGTGTTCGCGCATGAACCGGCAGCACACCTGGTTGAGAAACGCCGGGCCGAACGACGGCGGCGCGGTGATGCGCAAGGTGCCCCGCAGCTCGTGCTGCAGCTGTTCCACTTCCTCGGTCACCAGTTGCAGGTGCATCAATGCCTGGCGCGCGCCTTCCAGGTACAGGGTGCCGGCTTCGGTGAGCGCCATGCGCCGGGTGGTGCGCTCGAACAGGCGCACGCCCAGTTCGGTTTCCAGGTGGGCGACGGCCTTGGTGATGGCCGAGGGGGTCTTGCCCAACTGCTCGGCGGCACGGCTGAAGCTGCCGTGCTCGGCGGCGGCGACGAAAATGGTCAGGGCCGTCATTTTGTCCATGGTTTCTTCCTGTTCGGCACAAGCGAGGCAATGCGAAGGCGCGGCGAGTATCTGCGCCTTTTCATCAAACCGGCAAATGCCGCGCGATTTGAATAGGCACCGGCATGCCTGGGCTTTGCACCACGGCAATCATAGGCGACGGATTATTTCCCCAGCGCGAAAAAAGTTGTGCCTGCCGTCGCATTTAATCGCCCTTGCGCCTTGGCTAGGCTGCGGCCCCATCACAACAAGAACGAGGCATCGAATGAAGCAGCTCCTGAAGATGGCGATCAGCGCGGGCCTGGCCTGCACCGCCCTGCCGGGCTTCGCGGCGGTCGACGTGATCCTGCACAACGCCAAGGTCTATACCGCCGAACCCGGCCAGCCATTGCAGCAGGCCGTGGCGGTCGAGGGCGAGAAGATCGTCGCGGTGGGCTCCGATCAGGCCGTGCTGCGCCTGAAGGCCAACGGTACGCAGGTGATCGACCTGGGCGGCAAGGTGCTGATGCCGGGCATGCTCGACTCCCACTCCCACGCCATCAAGGGCGGCCTGCAGTTGGAACTGGCCAACCTGGCCGGCGAGCAGCTGCCCCTCGACGAGCTGGAGCAGCGCCTGCGCCAGTGGCGCCAGGATGGCAAGGCGGTACGTGGCGAATTCCTCTCCGTCGGTGGCGTGCCGGGCACCTACTGGGACGACATCCCGGCCCTGGAGCAACGCTTCAACCATGGCGAATGGGCCGGGCAGCCGATCCTCCTGGCGGCCAACGACATGCACACCGGCTGGGCCAACCAGGCCATGCTCGAGCGCGCCGGGATCGATGCCGAGACCCTCGCGGCGCTGCCCGCCGAGGCACGCAACACCATCGGCCAGCACCCGGACGGTACCCCGAACGGCTTTCTCGCCGACGCCAGCTACTACCCGGTGACCGACCTGCTGCCGCCGCTGAGCCATGACACCCTGATGACCGCCGGGCGCATGGCCCTGGACTACAACAAGCAGCTGGGCATCACCGGCTGGATGGACCCATTGGCCAACGAACTGCCAGGGGCCGACGTCAACAACGATTCGCTGGGCGTGCTGCCAGTCTACAAGGCCCTTTCCGAGCGCGGCAAGCTGACCGCCCACGTCGCCGCCCTGCTGATGGCCGACTCCAAGGCGCGCCCTGCCGACCTGGACGAGCTGGACAAGGTGCGCCAGCAGTTTCTTGGCGTAGAAAACCTCACCCTGCCGGGCATCAAGGTGTTCGCCGACGGCGTTGCCGAGGCCCCGGCACAGACCGCAGCCATGCTCGAACCTTACAAGAACTCCGGGCAGAACGGCGAACTGCTGCTGGACCCGAAACACTTCGGCGAGCTGGTCAGCGCCGCCGATGCCCGCGGCTGGCTGGTGCACGTGCACGCCATCGGCGACCGCGCCGTGCGCGAGGCGCTCAACGGTGTGGAGCAGGCTCGGCGCGAGCGCCACAGCGGCATCCCCCACTCCATCACCCATTTGCAGATGGTCAACCCGAAGGAATACGCCCGCTTCAAGGGCCTGGACGTGATCGCTTCGATGCAGCTGTACTGGGCCAGCGCCGACGAGAACAACCTCGACCTGGTCAAGCCGTATGTCGACGCCATGGCCTTCATGCATACCTTCCCGGCCCGGTCGCTGTTGAAGAACGGTGCGACCATCGCCGGGGCCAGCGATTGGCCGATCACCACGCCGGAGCCGTGGAAGGCGATCTACCAGGCGATCAGCCGCAAGGGCCCCAAGGGTGTGCTCAACGCCGAAGAGGCCATCGACCGCGAAACCATGTTCCAGGCCTACACCCTCAATGCCGCGCGGGCCATGCGCCTGGAACAGCAGGTCGGCTCGCTCAAGGTCGGCAAGCAGGCGGACATGATCGTCCTCGACCGCGACGTGCTCACCGTCGAGCCTGAAGCACTGCGTGACACCCAGGTGCTGCAGACCTGGTTCGCCGGCAAGCAGATCTACGCGCGCTGATCGCTTCGCGGCCCCTGTGGGAGCGGGCTTGTCCCGCGATCAAGGGCGAAGCCCTTGCCAGGCGGGATACCGGGCCCGGCCTAATCGCGGGACAAGCCCGCTCCCACAAAGGGCCTGCAAACCCAAATAGTTATGCGTTGCTCTATGAGAGCGGGCTTGTCCCACGATAGCGCCCGCCCTGCCATATCCCACACAAAAACAATAACGGAAACCCTCGAATGCGCCCACGCACCCTCATCGCAGGCGGCCTGCTGGCCTGTGCCCCGCTCGCCCACGCCATCGACCTCGACGACGACTTCAGCCTCGAAGCCAAGGTCGGGATCTTCAGCGACTACCGTACCCGCGGCATCTCCCAGACCCAGAACGACCCGGCCCTGCAAGGCTCGCTGACCCTGGCCCACAGCAGCGGCCTGTACGCCGGGATCTGGAGCTCCAACGTCGACTTCGGCTTCGGCAGCCGCACCCGCCAGGAACTGGACTACTACGCCGGCTACTTCTGGCAGATCAGCGACGATGTCACCCTCGACACCTCGTACATCAAGTACGTCTACCCGCGCCAGGGCAACTTCAACTACGGCGAATACCATGCCGAACTGCGTGCCTGGGGTGTGCTGCTGGGCGGCAACTACTCGGACGACTTCAATGGCGACCAGTCGATGCTCTACAGCTATGTCGGCTATGGCACCCTGCTGCCCCATGACATCGGCCTTCAGGTGCGCTATGGGCGCAACGACTACAAGGACCCGAGCTGGTTCGCCAACGACGGCAGCAGCCGCAACGCCTACCACGAATGGGAAGTGGAACTGAGCCGCACGATGCTGTCGCTGGACTGGTCACTCAGCTACATCGACACCGACCTGTCCCAGGCAGAATGTGCCAGCTACCTCGGCTTCAAGGACGTCTGCTCGGCCACGGTGGTGGCCGCGGTCAGCAAAGCGTTCTGATTGGCCGCTGCGCGGCACAAGGCCGCTCCTATCGGCTTTGTAGGAGATTCTATGGTTGTGGGCAAGCATTTTTAGCTGTTCTGGTGACGTATTCGCCCTGACTCTTCAATAGGGCGAATGCGACTCTGGCGAGCTTCCTGGCCAAGATCACCAGGGCCTCGGTAGTAGCCTTACCTTTGCTCCTGTGGTGTGCATACACCTCTTTCCAGGCCACTGATCGACTAGCCGACATTG contains:
- a CDS encoding DUF3274 domain-containing protein, which translates into the protein MKGAEHCVVAGCKTRLIPNANTDRSLEVPADLPGVVIFLHGVNDPGASYESVEEGLCQGVNERLDRPDLKAGRYGTVYQKAMKRAPEERDTDDKTALDDPDTYLYKRDTDDPKTRSLMIPFYWGYRAAPEEIKRDEENNPVKLRDQYQDVFENRLDRHFAKGGGFFANATNNLLEMYGKGFDAFKRQGAQLALPNTLFMGRGPHRRYFVLAATRLAMLVSEIRRVSPDETITIIGHSQGTLITLLAQAMLVDKGQRCADTLIMVDTPYSVLPNVTPKHHDTLSTLLRIVKAVTATPHPEPPLPALRDPQTYGGRTGPRWSPTQGSRKDKVGNLTVFPERDNRGKVYLYFCPEDTTVALDDVKGIGTYGVPDTLPDGTPAMQALHPLRFYQRLWTKRHRNGKPVRVGEAAGPDKLRAKGEHRYPGNNLFVGFASQGGMAVGEERLINGEPLNPPHAPHMFGGEAQPGSPEQSGLDRPDDVSISNALGNPVARFQWRKIASVPARIDLEKARAAWNKGKEAGDQTGALKQERKYGNWKLGTPDYFDILREETPNEIRARMRVELDVLEKNSYHSAVLRSPENHRWVTAMDIAIGQAHCLDDPELREVLVAIADWKMNDKAYFRIRQLPGWSRISDEARKFVEASYGYYEEGFFPSEVVPLVLPSLVSDFDKR
- a CDS encoding C45 family autoproteolytic acyltransferase/hydolase: MKIHTLVTDIRNPAERGRQIGERFAEQIRQTTQLYLDFFPRVGVSLREAQRIGENSLAALEAWSPNLAAEVIGMASGTDLPLWQLASLNARTEVLAARTRHSECSTTVHAPRGPRAPQTLQTWDWHDSLCPHGLMLGLHTERGMQVKLFCEFGMLAKLGVNSAGLGLHFNILHHTSDNDSGGVPVHAIARRLLEDASSVEEAVELARSARVSASTVLTVFSREDCSPRAVSIELSPERTALVLPREDGWLLHTNHFLDPQLSLGEQVADRADTQCRLGHLEQVIGQMGSSDLRARAEAMCGAEGDSAPICFHPDMAMPDTERWETLLSVGIDTEHCFLDYVAGTPLQLAKAGFERF
- a CDS encoding type VI secretion system Vgr family protein, which codes for MDLERVFSPQHRRLIKLTTPLDGEQALLLERFSGNEGLCTLSGFELWLLSQDACIELKSLIGQPAKLEIELVGGGTRYIHGHITAFSLQGSDGGLAYYQAKLQPWLWMLTRRIDSRIFQGQTVETVIGTVLAHYGALARFEFRLYHALEPHSYLTQYRETDLAFVMRLMEQEGLVFYFEHTADGHTLIITDCSQMLGPLAEQPQVRYHSACVTEPTDSITQWHSQRELQPGRMALQTFDYKQPRNRLPIQMDTLNEQGNCGRYEVYEFLGARSHRTVDEGNLLVRNRLEAIEAQAKTFRGSSTCRAMRPGYTFELTGHFDHDREAQAEREFLLLSVVHRGCNNYLTDQPADYHNDFVCIRKKIPYRPPLSVPRPTINGPLSAIVVGPEGEEVFTDELARVQVRFPWQRGDSLPEGTTWLRVAMPSAGSGFGHQFVPRIGQEVLVSFMAGDIDRPVVTAALYNVDQVPPRFSKTVGLPGNRALSGIRTQEHKGRGFNELLFDDTSGAVRTRLASTHQATALNLGKLTTPRTDGRAQPRGSGAELRTDAAIALRAAQGMLLTTYARRDATGAQLDRQELLQLLAECGELFRALGQTAAARGGEAVDSQGSDAVRQALAQWPAADSDATGDPLLALAGEAGIASATPRSQLHYAGGNHDTTAQDNLQLTSGGAMRLQAGQGISAFAQDGGISAIANRGKVQVQAQDDDIALDAQKNLRFSAVEGEVVVTAPTIRLVADDGSYIKIGGGIEIGTQGKVTVKASEHDWTGPGTDAAQAPVFSRDPAAQRLLFHYAGHAEDSVRLAASHAYRITLEDGSTVQGRTDASGRTERVERDQMHQAQVAALRDNGSKGGAQ
- a CDS encoding MFS transporter, giving the protein MHAEHSHPASSRSALRTFCVSGLGTALEFYDFIIYGTAAALVFPQVFFPQMDHLTATLVAFSAFGAGFFARPLGGLVFGHFGDRIGRQKVLVATLLLMGLSTFLIGCLPSHASIGVMAPVLLVLLRLVQGFAAGGEWGGAALFGIESAPPGRRGLWGSFTSMGIGVGGILGAAVFAIVSAAFDDNLVAFAWRIPFWLGGTLVLIGLYARLRAPAPLAAPAAKLVRAPLAEALRQRPRQLLLCTGIAFGYCTIAYIGSTFFLTYATQVGYGSTQALMFDLTLSIAIVLSAPLFGYLSDRLGRRTVMVFGALVMALGLFAFFALVGMQSFAIALFAYSLTGLLMGATQGPIPAFLGEQFPRSMRYSGISASYQIGAALGGGTASSIATAILILTDHDPLGVALYGAGALALVAVCSLMLRETSRLSMAQIDEEPIGCAEDAVLARH
- a CDS encoding LysR family transcriptional regulator, producing the protein MDIKQLKFLIALDQTRHFGQAAALCHITQPTLSMRLRNLEDELDLVLVKRGQRFEGFTEAGERILAWARTLLAAHDGLQAEAASCRGQVVGSLRLGTVPLASFNPMQLLLPLRETFPELHFQLSSLSSEQIIDGLSRNQLDLGICYLDQVNASFFEVIELGTTTMGLLHDTRYFSFDTPELRWEALADLPLGLLSKGMHYRQSLDLSLRSRGLEPAAVLESDSTFQLIQAVNTGMCCTVMPLDCGLEDLSDHMRIVPIVDASIHSPVGLLLRRSEPRSAIAEQCFAEAKALLTATA